From the Corallococcus silvisoli genome, one window contains:
- a CDS encoding ribonucleoside-diphosphate reductase subunit alpha — MATPLPCFGSETPVTVQTPLKPTAVASPPPDSVTVAPATQAAAAVSDFATTMRVKKRNGTAESVDLNKIVRAVGKSCVGLSRVDVMRVATKTISGLYDGATTRELDSLSIQTAAALIVEEPEYARLSARLLSTFIQKEVSNQDIQSFSQSVAAGHKHGLIADRLLTFVQANARKLNAAIDPVRNDLFEYFGLRTVYDRYLLKNPQTREVIETPQDFFLRVACALSGDNAREAIELYRLFSSLEYLPSSPTLFNSGTRHEQLSSCFLLDSPADELDAIYKKYSDIAMLSKFSGGIGVAYHRVRARGSLIKSTNGHSNGIVPWLKTLDASVAAVNQGGKRKGACCVYLETWHADIEDFLELRDNTGDEARRAHNLNLANWVPDLFMRRVEADQEWSLFDPKGVPHLTDLFGDAFEKAYAEAEAQGQAVRKVKARDLYARMMKVLAQTGNGWMTFKDISNRKCNQTGQPGNVIHLSNLCTEILEVTSQGETAVCNLGSLNLGRMVKDGKFDFDLLRSNAMLALKQLDRVIDLNYYPIPTAADSNRRWRPVGLGLMGLQDVFFQLRLPFDSVEARNLSKKISEEIYYAALVTSSDLAEQFGAHPAFPETRAAKGELQFDSWGIVPEDTLRWDALRSRIMKVGLRNSLMIAIAPTATIASIAGCYECIEPQVSNLFKRETLSGDFLQVNRYLVRDLQQLGLWNESTRNRIKMAEGSVQDLTELPEELRAIYRTAWEVPMRSLLDMGADRGAFIDQSQSLNLFVETPNIGKLSSMYFYAWQKGLKTTYYLRSRPATRIAKATVGQGGPTIAAAPAPVVSQVVTAEAEAVACSLENPEACEACQ, encoded by the coding sequence ATGGCTACGCCATTGCCTTGCTTTGGAAGTGAGACGCCCGTGACCGTCCAGACGCCCTTGAAGCCGACCGCCGTTGCCTCGCCGCCCCCCGACTCCGTCACCGTGGCGCCCGCCACGCAGGCCGCGGCGGCCGTGAGCGACTTCGCCACCACGATGCGGGTGAAGAAGCGCAACGGCACGGCGGAGTCGGTGGACCTGAACAAGATCGTCCGCGCGGTGGGCAAGTCCTGCGTGGGCCTGTCGCGCGTGGACGTGATGCGCGTGGCCACGAAGACCATCAGCGGCCTGTATGACGGCGCCACCACGCGCGAGCTGGACAGCCTGTCCATCCAGACCGCGGCGGCCCTCATCGTGGAGGAGCCCGAGTACGCCCGGCTCTCCGCGCGCCTGCTCTCCACCTTCATCCAGAAGGAGGTCAGCAACCAGGACATCCAGTCCTTCAGCCAGTCCGTCGCCGCGGGCCACAAGCACGGCCTCATCGCGGACCGCCTGCTCACCTTCGTCCAGGCCAACGCGCGCAAGCTCAACGCCGCCATCGATCCGGTCCGCAACGACCTCTTCGAGTACTTCGGCCTGCGCACCGTCTACGACCGCTACCTGCTCAAGAACCCGCAGACCCGCGAGGTCATCGAGACGCCGCAGGACTTCTTCCTCCGCGTGGCGTGCGCGCTCTCCGGCGACAACGCGCGCGAGGCCATCGAGCTCTACCGCCTGTTCAGCTCGCTGGAGTACCTGCCCAGCTCCCCCACCCTGTTCAACTCCGGCACGCGCCACGAGCAGCTCTCCAGCTGCTTCCTGCTGGACTCGCCGGCGGATGAGCTGGACGCCATCTACAAGAAGTATTCGGACATCGCGATGCTGTCGAAGTTCTCCGGCGGCATCGGCGTGGCGTACCACCGCGTGCGCGCGCGCGGCTCGCTGATCAAGTCCACCAACGGCCACTCCAACGGCATCGTCCCGTGGCTCAAGACGCTGGACGCGTCCGTGGCGGCGGTGAACCAGGGCGGCAAGCGCAAGGGCGCGTGCTGCGTGTACCTGGAGACGTGGCACGCGGACATCGAGGACTTCCTCGAGCTGCGCGACAACACCGGTGACGAGGCCCGCCGCGCGCACAACCTGAACCTGGCCAACTGGGTGCCGGACCTGTTCATGCGCCGCGTGGAGGCCGACCAGGAGTGGAGCCTCTTCGACCCGAAGGGCGTGCCCCACCTCACCGACCTCTTCGGCGACGCCTTCGAGAAGGCCTACGCGGAGGCCGAGGCGCAGGGTCAGGCCGTGCGCAAGGTGAAGGCGCGCGACCTGTACGCGCGGATGATGAAGGTGCTGGCCCAGACGGGCAACGGCTGGATGACCTTCAAGGACATCTCCAACCGCAAGTGCAACCAGACGGGCCAGCCGGGCAACGTCATCCACCTGTCCAACCTCTGCACCGAAATCCTGGAGGTCACGAGCCAGGGTGAGACGGCGGTGTGCAACCTGGGGTCGCTCAACCTGGGCCGCATGGTGAAGGACGGGAAGTTCGACTTCGACCTGCTGCGCTCCAACGCGATGCTCGCGCTCAAGCAGTTGGACCGCGTCATCGACCTCAACTACTACCCCATCCCCACCGCCGCGGACTCCAACCGCCGCTGGCGCCCGGTGGGCCTGGGCCTGATGGGCCTCCAGGACGTCTTCTTCCAGCTGCGCCTGCCCTTCGACTCCGTGGAGGCGCGCAACCTGTCCAAGAAGATCTCCGAGGAGATCTACTACGCGGCGCTCGTCACCTCCTCCGACCTGGCGGAGCAGTTCGGCGCGCACCCGGCCTTCCCGGAGACGCGCGCGGCCAAGGGCGAGCTCCAGTTCGACAGCTGGGGCATCGTGCCGGAGGACACCCTGCGCTGGGACGCCCTGCGCTCGCGCATCATGAAGGTGGGCCTGCGCAACTCGCTGATGATCGCCATCGCGCCCACGGCCACCATCGCGTCCATCGCCGGCTGCTACGAGTGCATCGAGCCGCAGGTGTCCAACCTCTTCAAGCGCGAGACGCTGTCCGGCGACTTCCTCCAGGTGAACCGCTACCTGGTGCGCGACCTCCAGCAGCTGGGCCTCTGGAACGAGAGCACGCGCAACCGCATCAAGATGGCCGAAGGCAGCGTGCAGGACCTGACGGAGCTGCCGGAGGAGCTGCGCGCCATCTACCGCACCGCGTGGGAGGTCCCCATGCGCTCGCTGCTGGACATGGGCGCGGACCGGGGCGCCTTCATCGACCAGAGCCAGTCGCTCAACCTGTTCGTGGAGACGCCGAACATCGGGAAGCTGTCCTCGATGTACTTCTACGCGTGGCAGAAGGGGCTGAAGACGACGTACTACCTGCGCTCGCGCCCGGCGACCCGCATCGCCAAGGCCACCGTGGGACAGGGCGGCCCGACGATTGCCGCCGCGCCCGCGCCGGTGGTGTCGCAGGTCGTCACCGCGGAGGCCGAGGCCGTGGCGTGCTCGCTGGAGAACCCCGAGGCGTGCGAGGCGTGCCAGTAG
- a CDS encoding 50S ribosomal protein L25/general stress protein Ctc — protein sequence MATDKSSLEAKAREGSGKGVARRLRASGQVPAVVYGKHLKAPLHISVDPKAIRTAINTPHKLNTLIQLKLAGNDQQVLLKDYQMDPLTRDILHADFIAVRDNDQVKVNLPVVLTGKAAGVADGGLLTQIRRNLEVWALPGAIPLQIEVDVTNLKIAEAIHVNDVKLPDGVSVKTHVNYTIAVLSAPEAAEAAPAAAAAAAPAAAKAGDAKAGDAKAPAAAAAKAPAKK from the coding sequence ATGGCCACCGACAAGAGCTCCCTCGAAGCCAAGGCGCGTGAAGGTTCCGGCAAGGGCGTTGCCCGCCGCCTGCGCGCCTCGGGTCAGGTTCCCGCGGTCGTCTACGGCAAGCACCTGAAGGCGCCGCTGCACATCTCCGTGGACCCGAAGGCCATCCGCACGGCCATCAACACCCCGCACAAGCTGAACACGCTCATCCAGCTGAAGCTGGCCGGCAATGATCAGCAGGTCCTGCTGAAGGACTACCAGATGGACCCGCTCACCCGGGACATCCTGCACGCGGACTTCATCGCCGTGCGCGACAACGACCAGGTGAAGGTGAACCTGCCCGTCGTCCTCACCGGCAAGGCCGCGGGCGTGGCGGACGGCGGTCTGCTCACGCAGATCCGCCGCAACCTGGAGGTCTGGGCGCTCCCCGGCGCCATCCCGCTCCAGATTGAAGTGGACGTCACCAACCTGAAGATCGCGGAAGCCATCCACGTGAACGACGTGAAGCTCCCCGACGGCGTGTCGGTGAAGACGCACGTCAACTACACCATCGCCGTCCTCTCCGCGCCGGAAGCGGCGGAGGCGGCCCCGGCGGCTGCCGCCGCGGCGGCCCCTGCGGCGGCCAAGGCGGGCGACGCGAAGGCGGGCGACGCGAAGGCCCCCGCGGCGGCCGCGGCCAAGGCCCCGGCGAAGAAGTAG
- a CDS encoding uracil phosphoribosyltransferase, which translates to MRDTLYANVPFKLNEMTHHYGPHVHLVGNPFLLSQLATLCAKGTLQPQINRLVEQLYADLVKTVINAEFPRKMVTIPTRMIDSTPLGIYQGEVVDPQLRVVTVNIARAGTLPSQVTYDLLNFTVDPSLVRQDHIIMSRMIDAAQSVVGSEIGGAKIGGDVDDAFVLFPDPMGATGGSLSTAIQLYKTKVPGRARRIITLHLIVTPEYLRRMTTEHPDVIIYALRLDRGLSPPEVFGTAPGLLWDKERGLDDRQYIVPGGGGFGEIMNNAYV; encoded by the coding sequence ATGCGGGACACCCTGTACGCGAACGTACCCTTCAAGCTGAATGAGATGACCCACCACTATGGGCCGCACGTGCACCTGGTGGGGAACCCGTTCCTTCTCTCCCAGCTGGCCACGCTGTGCGCCAAGGGCACGCTCCAGCCGCAGATCAACCGGCTGGTGGAGCAGCTCTACGCGGACCTGGTGAAGACGGTCATCAACGCGGAGTTCCCGCGCAAGATGGTGACGATCCCCACGCGGATGATCGACTCCACGCCCCTGGGCATCTACCAGGGCGAGGTGGTGGATCCCCAGCTGCGCGTGGTGACGGTGAACATCGCGCGGGCGGGCACGCTGCCGTCGCAGGTGACGTACGACCTGCTCAACTTCACGGTGGACCCCTCCCTGGTGCGCCAGGACCACATCATCATGAGCCGGATGATCGACGCGGCCCAGTCCGTGGTGGGGTCGGAGATTGGGGGCGCGAAGATTGGCGGGGACGTGGATGACGCGTTCGTGCTCTTCCCGGACCCCATGGGCGCCACGGGTGGCAGCCTGTCCACGGCCATCCAGCTCTACAAGACGAAGGTGCCCGGGCGGGCCCGGCGCATCATCACGCTCCACCTCATCGTCACGCCGGAGTACCTGCGCCGGATGACGACGGAGCACCCGGACGTCATCATCTACGCGCTCCGGCTGGACCGCGGCCTGTCCCCTCCGGAGGTGTTCGGCACCGCGCCGGGCCTGCTCTGGGACAAGGAGCGGGGCCTGGATGACCGGCAGTACATCGTCCCCGGCGGCGGCGGCTTCGGGGAGATCATGAACAACGCCTACGTGTAG
- a CDS encoding ribonucleotide-diphosphate reductase subunit beta, whose protein sequence is MLLDPGMNLTLRPMAYPVFFEMYRNAIKNTWTVEEIDFSTDLVDLRSKMTDAERHLIHRLVAFFATGDSIVGNNLVLNLYKHLNAPEARMYLSRQLYEEALHVQFYLTLLDSYVPDPAERAKAFAAVDNIPSIQRKARFCMKWMDSIQALDQVRSRSDRKQFLLNLICFAGCIEGLFFFAAFAYVYFLRSKGLLNGLAAGTNWVFRDESAHMAFAFEAIQTARKEEPELFDAGLEKDVVQMLREAVECETQFAQDLLSGGVAGLSVQEMRGYLEYVADQRLQMLGMSPVFHTKNPLHFMDLQDVQELTNFFERRVSSYQVAVGVGAANDVVFDAAF, encoded by the coding sequence ATGCTGCTCGACCCGGGAATGAACCTGACGCTGCGCCCCATGGCGTATCCCGTCTTCTTCGAGATGTACCGCAACGCCATCAAGAACACCTGGACCGTGGAGGAGATCGACTTCTCCACGGACCTGGTGGACCTGCGCTCGAAGATGACGGACGCGGAGCGTCACCTCATCCACCGGCTGGTGGCCTTCTTCGCCACGGGCGACTCCATCGTCGGCAACAACCTGGTGCTCAACCTCTACAAGCACCTGAACGCGCCCGAAGCGCGCATGTACCTGTCGCGCCAGCTCTACGAGGAGGCCCTGCACGTCCAGTTCTACCTGACGCTGCTGGACAGCTACGTGCCGGACCCGGCCGAGCGCGCCAAGGCCTTCGCCGCGGTGGACAACATCCCGTCCATCCAGCGCAAGGCGCGCTTCTGCATGAAGTGGATGGACAGCATCCAGGCGTTGGATCAGGTGCGCTCGCGCTCGGACCGCAAGCAGTTCCTGCTGAACCTCATCTGCTTCGCGGGCTGCATCGAAGGCCTCTTCTTCTTCGCGGCCTTCGCGTACGTGTACTTCCTGCGCAGCAAGGGGCTGCTCAACGGGCTGGCCGCGGGCACCAACTGGGTGTTCCGCGACGAGAGCGCCCACATGGCCTTCGCCTTCGAGGCCATCCAGACCGCGCGCAAGGAGGAGCCGGAGCTCTTCGACGCGGGCCTGGAGAAGGACGTGGTGCAGATGCTGCGCGAGGCCGTGGAGTGCGAGACGCAGTTCGCCCAGGACCTGCTGAGCGGCGGCGTCGCCGGCCTCTCCGTGCAGGAGATGCGCGGCTACCTGGAGTACGTGGCCGACCAGCGCCTCCAGATGCTGGGCATGAGCCCCGTCTTCCACACCAAGAACCCGCTGCACTTCATGGACCTGCAGGACGTGCAGGAGCTCACCAACTTCTTCGAGCGCCGCGTGTCCTCCTACCAGGTGGCCGTGGGCGTGGGCGCCGCGAACGACGTCGTCTTCGACGCCGCCTTCTAG
- the hpt gene encoding hypoxanthine phosphoribosyltransferase — translation MTFHEKDVGVLISEEAVQTRVKELGAQITRDYQGKELTLICVLKGSAFFAIDLARAIDLPLTLEFLGVSSYHGGTETTGEVRITTDVSKPMAGKHLLIIEDIIDTGLTMSFLLENLQARHPASLKLCSLLEKPSRARTQVHIDYKGFVIDDHFVVGYGLDYGEKYRNLPFIGIWKNP, via the coding sequence GTGACGTTCCACGAGAAGGATGTCGGTGTCCTGATTTCCGAGGAGGCCGTGCAAACGCGCGTGAAGGAGCTGGGCGCGCAGATCACCCGCGACTACCAGGGCAAGGAGCTGACGCTCATCTGCGTGCTCAAGGGCTCCGCGTTCTTCGCCATCGACCTGGCGCGCGCCATCGACCTGCCGCTCACGCTGGAGTTCCTGGGCGTGTCCAGCTACCACGGCGGCACGGAGACCACGGGCGAGGTGCGCATCACCACGGACGTGTCCAAGCCCATGGCGGGCAAGCACCTGCTCATCATCGAGGACATCATCGACACGGGGCTCACCATGAGCTTCCTCCTGGAGAACCTCCAGGCGCGCCACCCCGCGTCGCTCAAGCTGTGCTCGTTGCTGGAGAAGCCCTCGCGCGCCCGGACCCAGGTGCACATCGACTACAAGGGCTTCGTCATCGACGACCACTTCGTCGTCGGGTACGGCCTGGACTACGGCGAGAAGTACCGGAACCTGCCCTTCATCGGCATCTGGAAGAACCCCTGA
- the aqpZ gene encoding aquaporin Z: MQEEKVRVARTAPSSGDAMQKYLAELVGTFVLVLGGVGAAVLAGDRIGFLGVSFAFGLSLLAMVYTIGPISGCHVNPAVTVGLLMAGKFDRRHAAGYIIAQCVGAILAAGLVLLIAKGAPGGYSASAQGLGSNGYGAASPEGYGGGAAFLAEVALTFLLVLTVLGATDSRAPVGFAGLAIGLVLTLIHLVGIPITNTSVNPARSLGPALFAGGAALGQLWMFIIAPLLGAAFASAVYRLVNRPAVEITTTRAEQATLEERRERLGRRDVEHPV; encoded by the coding sequence ATGCAAGAGGAGAAAGTGAGGGTCGCCCGGACGGCGCCCTCGAGTGGCGATGCGATGCAGAAGTACCTGGCGGAGCTGGTGGGTACCTTCGTGCTGGTGCTCGGCGGCGTCGGGGCGGCGGTGCTGGCGGGCGACCGCATCGGCTTCCTGGGCGTGTCCTTCGCCTTCGGCCTGTCGCTGCTGGCGATGGTCTACACCATTGGCCCCATCTCCGGCTGCCACGTGAACCCCGCGGTGACGGTGGGCCTGCTGATGGCGGGCAAGTTCGACCGGCGTCATGCCGCGGGCTACATCATCGCGCAGTGCGTGGGGGCCATCCTCGCGGCGGGCCTGGTGCTGCTCATCGCGAAGGGCGCGCCGGGGGGATACTCCGCGAGCGCGCAGGGGCTGGGCAGCAACGGCTATGGGGCGGCGTCGCCCGAGGGGTACGGCGGCGGCGCGGCCTTCCTGGCGGAGGTGGCGCTCACCTTCCTGCTGGTGCTGACGGTGCTGGGGGCCACGGATTCGCGCGCGCCCGTGGGCTTCGCGGGCCTGGCCATCGGTCTGGTGCTGACGCTCATCCACCTGGTGGGCATCCCCATCACCAACACCTCGGTGAACCCCGCCCGCAGCCTGGGCCCGGCCCTCTTCGCGGGAGGCGCCGCGTTGGGGCAGTTGTGGATGTTCATCATCGCGCCCCTCTTGGGCGCGGCCTTCGCGTCGGCGGTGTACCGCCTGGTGAACCGCCCGGCGGTGGAGATCACCACCACGCGCGCGGAGCAGGCGACCCTGGAGGAGCGCAGGGAGCGGCTGGGCCGGCGCGACGTCGAGCACCCCGTCTAG
- a CDS encoding IF-2 protein translates to MTTHSPQGFGYRARRTFTRLLVFLVILGLGGGVVFLLGQLNARTFTVVQENGELAVMKGRALPTGAAAYRPGDPRLADAYAPIPLEGQDVTLLTQQKFTDRDDLDRALFPLLETLARPRIASGEPAKVERGLYYLRRAEKLSGITEEQRRSLQSMLTDVAFYQARQKLEDARRLVSEGLAQLKLASETENRHARAANQMLTTVGPSARDLEEALRRAVHTDSAPDNSPVAPAPPQRPSSPSGDTAAQPPAAGPTPDAGPLP, encoded by the coding sequence ATGACCACCCATTCACCGCAGGGATTCGGCTACCGGGCCCGCCGCACCTTCACCCGCCTGCTCGTCTTCCTCGTCATCCTCGGCCTGGGCGGCGGCGTCGTCTTCCTCCTGGGCCAGCTCAACGCGCGCACGTTCACCGTCGTGCAGGAGAACGGCGAGCTCGCGGTGATGAAGGGCCGCGCCCTGCCCACCGGGGCCGCCGCCTACCGCCCCGGCGACCCGCGCCTCGCGGACGCCTATGCCCCCATTCCCCTGGAAGGCCAGGACGTCACCCTGCTGACGCAGCAGAAGTTCACCGACCGCGACGACCTGGACCGCGCCCTCTTCCCCCTCCTGGAGACCCTGGCCCGCCCGCGCATCGCCTCCGGCGAGCCCGCAAAGGTGGAGCGCGGCCTCTATTACCTGCGCCGCGCGGAGAAGCTCTCCGGCATCACCGAAGAGCAGCGCCGCAGCCTCCAGTCCATGCTCACCGACGTCGCCTTCTACCAGGCCCGCCAGAAGCTGGAGGACGCCCGCCGCCTCGTGTCCGAGGGGCTCGCCCAGCTCAAGCTCGCCTCGGAGACCGAGAACCGCCACGCGCGCGCCGCCAACCAGATGCTCACCACCGTGGGCCCCTCCGCCCGCGACCTGGAAGAGGCCCTGCGCCGCGCCGTCCATACCGACAGCGCCCCGGACAACAGCCCTGTAGCACCCGCCCCCCCGCAGCGCCCCTCGTCACCCTCCGGTGACACCGCGGCGCAGCCCCCGGCGGCCGGCCCAACCCCCGATGCGGGGCCCCTGCCCTGA
- the rpsF gene encoding 30S ribosomal protein S6, whose protein sequence is MAETQAAKRLREYETIFLVKPDLTDDNVDKLKERVRGIVSREGGKVLRFTVWGKKKTLFPVAKQPRAIYVHTSFLGDGKLVAEIERNLRNLDEVTRYISVKVADEVDPETRPVLEDLKLAGDVEETRPGAPAEREGGFRSEAPEFAGGDSEEESAEEA, encoded by the coding sequence ATGGCAGAGACGCAGGCCGCCAAGCGGCTTCGTGAGTACGAGACCATCTTCCTGGTCAAGCCGGACCTCACCGACGACAACGTGGACAAGCTGAAGGAGCGCGTCCGCGGCATCGTTTCGCGCGAGGGCGGCAAGGTCCTCCGCTTCACGGTGTGGGGGAAGAAGAAGACGCTGTTCCCCGTGGCCAAGCAGCCGCGCGCCATCTACGTCCACACGAGCTTCCTGGGTGACGGCAAGCTGGTGGCGGAGATCGAGCGCAACCTGCGCAACCTCGACGAGGTCACCCGCTACATCTCCGTGAAGGTGGCGGACGAGGTGGACCCCGAGACGCGTCCGGTGCTCGAGGACCTCAAGCTGGCCGGCGACGTCGAGGAGACCCGTCCGGGCGCCCCCGCCGAGCGCGAGGGTGGCTTCCGGTCCGAGGCCCCCGAGTTCGCCGGTGGCGACTCGGAAGAGGAGTCCGCCGAGGAGGCGTGA
- the pth gene encoding aminoacyl-tRNA hydrolase encodes MKLICGLGNPGREYERHRHNIGFMVVDALLARARAELTQDKFQARVGQGTLGGERILFVEPQTYMNLSGRSVAEAARFYKVPVQDVLVIHDELDLPFGRLQLKAGGGAGGHNGLKSMVTCLGEDAFIRVRVGIGKPEGPNAKERVAGYVLSNFDDGERRQLEELIARAADMAESWVRDGLATAMNRHNRRA; translated from the coding sequence ATGAAGCTCATCTGCGGGCTGGGCAACCCCGGGCGCGAGTACGAGCGCCACCGGCACAACATCGGGTTCATGGTGGTGGACGCGCTGCTCGCGCGCGCCCGCGCGGAGCTCACCCAGGACAAGTTCCAGGCGCGGGTGGGCCAGGGCACGCTGGGCGGCGAGCGCATCCTCTTCGTGGAGCCGCAGACGTACATGAACCTGTCGGGCCGCTCCGTCGCGGAGGCCGCGCGCTTCTACAAGGTCCCCGTCCAGGACGTGCTCGTCATCCACGACGAGTTGGACCTGCCCTTCGGGCGGCTGCAGCTCAAGGCGGGCGGCGGCGCGGGCGGGCACAACGGCCTCAAGAGCATGGTGACGTGCCTGGGCGAGGACGCCTTCATCCGCGTGCGGGTGGGCATTGGCAAGCCGGAGGGCCCCAACGCCAAGGAGCGCGTGGCGGGCTACGTGCTGTCCAACTTCGACGACGGCGAGCGCCGCCAGTTGGAGGAGCTCATCGCCCGGGCGGCGGACATGGCGGAGAGCTGGGTGCGCGACGGGCTGGCCACGGCGATGAACCGCCACAACCGCCGGGCCTGA
- a CDS encoding thymidine kinase, producing the protein MHQFPKDIGWIEVICGSMFSGKTEELIRRVKRALYGRQKVRVFKPRIDTRYDETQVVSHSQLKLTSLPIERAEEIFRHLSPDTQVVGIDEVQFLGGEVVQVCEALAQRGLRVICAGLDQDYQGRPFEPMPQLMAVAEYVTKELAICAVCGNPANRSQRIIGSEERVVVGASGAYEPRCRKCHVAEPAEASPPQTLKLFD; encoded by the coding sequence TTGCATCAATTCCCCAAAGATATCGGGTGGATAGAGGTTATTTGCGGTTCGATGTTCTCCGGCAAGACGGAGGAGTTGATCCGCCGCGTCAAGCGCGCGCTGTACGGCCGGCAGAAGGTGCGGGTGTTCAAACCCCGCATCGACACCCGCTATGACGAAACGCAGGTGGTGAGCCACTCCCAGTTGAAATTGACGTCCCTGCCCATCGAGAGGGCTGAAGAAATTTTCCGACACCTGTCCCCCGACACGCAGGTGGTGGGCATTGACGAGGTGCAGTTCCTGGGCGGCGAGGTGGTGCAGGTGTGCGAGGCGCTCGCCCAGCGGGGCCTGCGCGTCATCTGCGCGGGACTGGACCAGGACTACCAGGGCCGCCCCTTCGAACCGATGCCGCAGCTGATGGCGGTGGCGGAGTACGTGACGAAGGAGCTGGCCATCTGCGCGGTCTGCGGCAATCCCGCCAACCGTTCACAGCGCATCATTGGAAGCGAGGAGCGGGTGGTGGTGGGCGCCTCGGGCGCCTACGAGCCGCGCTGCCGCAAGTGTCATGTGGCGGAACCCGCGGAGGCGAGCCCTCCCCAGACGCTGAAGCTGTTCGACTGA
- the spoVG gene encoding septation regulator SpoVG: protein MNITDVRVFPVEEDKLKAYVTITLDHCFVVRDLKVIHGSTGLFIAMPAKKRKDGTYKDIAHPLNADTRSQMERVILIEYEKHLHQAQSGTLGPVAAELD, encoded by the coding sequence ATGAACATCACCGACGTCCGGGTGTTTCCGGTCGAAGAGGATAAGCTCAAGGCGTACGTCACCATCACCTTGGATCACTGCTTCGTCGTGCGCGACTTGAAGGTGATCCACGGCTCCACCGGGCTTTTCATCGCGATGCCCGCGAAAAAGCGGAAGGACGGGACGTACAAGGACATCGCCCATCCGCTGAACGCGGACACCCGCAGCCAGATGGAGCGGGTCATCCTCATTGAGTACGAGAAACACCTTCACCAGGCGCAGAGCGGGACGCTCGGCCCGGTGGCAGCGGAACTCGACTAA
- a CDS encoding DUF5658 family protein has protein sequence MAATAEEVQAGTWSQGASFYTSPASVALLMLNLMDGLFTLLFLQLGVAEELNPVMRVAYEQSPLLFMFSKLLIVNAGLCLLCLHRRLKASRFAIRAGAVVYAIIVVYHLAFLAHLVSHWPSGA, from the coding sequence GTGGCGGCGACGGCGGAAGAGGTTCAGGCAGGCACTTGGTCGCAGGGGGCTTCTTTCTACACCTCACCAGCGTCGGTGGCGCTGCTGATGCTGAACCTGATGGATGGGCTCTTCACCCTGCTCTTCCTCCAGCTGGGGGTGGCGGAGGAGCTCAACCCGGTGATGCGCGTGGCGTATGAGCAGTCACCGCTGCTCTTCATGTTCTCCAAGCTGCTCATCGTGAACGCGGGGCTGTGCCTGCTGTGCCTGCACCGCCGGCTCAAGGCCAGCCGCTTCGCCATCCGCGCGGGCGCCGTCGTCTACGCCATCATCGTCGTCTACCATCTGGCGTTCCTTGCCCACCTGGTGAGTCATTGGCCCTCCGGGGCATAG
- a CDS encoding ribose-phosphate pyrophosphokinase, producing MQQPRDFKVFAGNSNPALAQRICEYLQRPLGKATVDSFSDGEIHVEIGENVRGQDVFIVQSTCPPTNHHLMELLIMCDALKRASAGSITAVMPYYGYARQDRKVAARTPITAKLVADLLEVAGVNRVVSMDMHAGQIQGFFNMPSDHLYGSPVFLEDMRKRFPEPNDVVIVSPDAGGVERARAYSKRLNTGLAIIDKRRPRPNASEVMNLIGDVKGKDAILVDDMVDTAGTLAQAAAALKDKGARRVLAYAVHPILSGPAIQRITDSVLEEVVFTDTVPLAPAAKACPKIRALQTDALFGEAIARIHRADSLSSLFV from the coding sequence ATGCAGCAGCCGCGTGACTTCAAGGTGTTCGCCGGGAACTCCAACCCGGCGTTGGCGCAGCGCATCTGCGAGTACCTCCAGCGCCCGTTGGGCAAGGCGACGGTGGACTCCTTCTCCGACGGGGAGATCCACGTCGAGATCGGCGAGAACGTACGGGGACAGGACGTGTTCATCGTCCAGTCCACCTGCCCTCCGACGAACCATCACCTGATGGAGCTGTTGATCATGTGCGACGCCCTCAAGCGGGCGAGCGCTGGCTCCATCACCGCCGTGATGCCGTACTACGGGTACGCGCGGCAGGACCGGAAGGTGGCGGCCCGCACGCCCATCACCGCCAAGCTGGTGGCGGACCTGCTGGAGGTCGCGGGGGTCAACCGGGTGGTGTCCATGGACATGCACGCCGGGCAGATCCAGGGCTTCTTCAACATGCCCTCGGACCACCTCTACGGTTCGCCGGTGTTCCTGGAGGACATGCGCAAGCGCTTCCCGGAGCCCAACGACGTCGTCATCGTGAGCCCGGACGCGGGGGGCGTGGAGCGCGCGCGCGCCTACTCCAAGCGGCTGAACACGGGGCTGGCCATCATCGACAAGCGCCGGCCGCGCCCCAACGCGTCGGAGGTGATGAACCTCATTGGCGACGTGAAGGGCAAGGACGCCATCCTGGTGGACGACATGGTGGACACCGCGGGCACGCTCGCCCAGGCGGCCGCCGCGCTGAAGGACAAGGGCGCGCGCCGGGTGCTCGCCTACGCCGTGCACCCCATCCTGTCCGGCCCGGCCATCCAGCGCATCACCGACTCCGTGCTGGAGGAGGTCGTCTTCACGGACACGGTGCCGCTGGCGCCCGCCGCGAAGGCCTGCCCGAAGATCCGCGCCCTCCAGACCGACGCCCTCTTCGGCGAGGCCATCGCGCGCATCCACCGCGCGGACTCGCTGAGCTCGCTGTTCGTCTAG